The sequence below is a genomic window from Ammoniphilus sp. CFH 90114.
AACCAAGCGAAGTTAAAGGATCTGCAAGTTAAAGATCGACCCTTAAATGAAACGTTTGCCAGTGACCGGATGACGTACACGCTCCACGTGGTCAAGGGAACCGCGAGTGTGGATGTGACCGCTGTAGCGGAAGATCCGAAAGCAAAGGTGAAGATTGGAGGTCACGATGCCCAGTCAGGCACGAGCACCCGAACGGTAACGTTGAACACGGATGGCACTCCAACCCCGATTGAGATCGGGGTGACGGCAGAGGATGGGGTAACAACCGAAACCTATACTTTGATGGTGTCCTCGCGTTCTAGTTCTAATGGTGGTAGTNTGATGGTGTCCTCGCGTTCTAGTTCTAATGGTGGTAGTGGTGAAGGCAGCAGTGGAGGTGGAGGTAGTTCAGTGATGGGAACATCTTCATCAAAACCTGTGTTGCAATTCTATTTTTCTATTGATGGGAAATCAAATACAGCAGCGACTATGATAAAGAAGGATAATCAGCTTTATTTAGCTCCTATCGAACCAAAAGCTATTAAGTATCAATATATGGTGCCATTTACAACTCTAAAAGAGATTATGGACATTGAGCCTAATGCTGTTATAGTATTTGATACACAAATAAGTTCTTTTAGATTTTCAGTTGCTGAGATTAAGAAAGAAATGATAGGTACAATTCGGCCAGCTGGTCTTGAAGATGCAAATTTGATACTGTCTATAGGTTATGTAGATGGGGAGAGCAAACGAGAAATGGATAATAAGCTTGAGTTACTAGGAGGGGTCAGCTTAGTAACGCCGATAGAATATAATATAAAACTTGAAAAGGATGGGTTAGAAGTCACTCTAGAAAAATTCAGCACTTATATAGAGCGAGGAGTCAGGTGGAACGGTCTTATTCAATCTGATAATATCCAAACTGCTGGTTTATATTATGAACCTATTACCAAGTCTTACTATCCCGTGCCAATGTACATAGATGACATGGGGCAAGAAAAAGATTTTGTATTAAAGCATCAAGGAAATGGTGCTTATATTGTAATAAAAAACGAGGAAACATTTAAGGATATCACTGGACATTGGGCGAAGCAAGAAATAGAGACGATGGCTTCCAAGCTGATTGTAAAAGGAAGGACCGAAGACCAGTTTTCTCCGCAATCTACCATTACCCGTGCAGAAGTAACAGCTCTTCTTAACAAAGCTTTAAGTTTATTGTTAGAGAGGGAACTGTATCCAAATGAGTTAAAGTTTATAGATGTACCCTCTAGTGCTTGGTATGCTGATTCGATCAGATCATCGGTACGAGGAGATTATATCGTGGGTTACGAGAATCAAACTTTCAGACCGAATCAGGACATGACAAGGGAAGAGCTTGCCGTAGTATTAGACAACGTAATTGTTAAGATCCAAGGAATGAAAGAATATAAACAAATGGCTGAAAAGGTTCTTGCTAACTACGAGGATAATAAATATATTTCATGGTGGGCTAAGAATTCGGTGACAAGAATGATCGGAAAGGGGATCTTGAAGGGAAGAAGTGCAAATAAATTCTCGCCTAAAGATAAAGTAACTCGTGCGGAAGCTACGGTCATGTTTCTTAGGGTCTTACAATATCTTAAGTTCATGAATTGAAAATTGAAGGGTGTTACATAAACCTCCCATTCATTCAGAAGAGGTTATCTCTTTTAGACCACTGCTGTTTTAGTGGTCTCTTTTAATAGCTCAATAAAGTGTTGGTAATTCATATCTTGCTAATTAATGATTAGATCACCCAGTTCAATCCACCCTTATAGGATGATTGAGAAAAAATACACTTACTCTTAATAGAAAAACCCTGTTTGACTGCTCACAGCATTCAAACAGGGTCTTTTTTGGTGTTATCCCGATCTATATGGAGAAGCTTCTACTTGTTATTTACCAAATAAATCCTTTTCTAACATAATTCTATAAACAAGGGTAGCTGCTTCTTGATACTCCAATCTGTTCTGAGGTTTAAACATATTGGATTCACCCTTCATTATACCAGCTTTGGTCACTGCTACTACAAACGGTTTAGCCCAATTAGAGATTTGTACATAGTCCGTATAAGTCTTATTTAATTGACTGTTAAGGCTTTCCAAATCTTTCTCGGTATAACTTGATACTTTCAGTTGAAGCGCTCTAGCAACAATTACTGCTGCTTCTTCCCTAGACAGATGTCCGTCAGGATCAAAATAGTTTCTTCCTGAAGAATCTGTACGCTTTCCTTGGATGAGACCATTTACTAAGGCCGCCATTATATAATTGTTAGAATTTCTATTTGATCCAATGGAGTTCGGAGGTTCACCATAGGAAATAGTTGTATTATCCCTAACACTATTATCGGTATTAGACCTAGCGTTTGCTCTTATATTTACATTGGCAGGGTTTTTGGATATAAAGGAAATTTGGTTACCACTAATTGAAATGTTATAGTAGTCATCTAGTCCAGCCAATTGAGCTTTTTCTTTAATTTTCTGTAGAACACTTGCAGCTGTATCATGAGAATCAGTCTGTACTGTAAATTCAACTACATCCTTATTCGCATTATTTCCTGCTTCGTCTTCTTCAATGTCATTATCCGTGATTGTAATTAAAGTCGAGCTCGCGTAAACGTTATTTGTTACACTATAAAATGCAGTACCCGGAGTATTACCGTTCCCGGCAGTCAAGTTGTGCATTGCAATTGGGGTATTTGTTACTTTCTCCATTGTTAGGGTAATTTGGCCCTTGTTTTCCTTATCAATTGAAGTGAATATTACTTCGTTCCCAGTAGAAGTTATATTATATTCTCTAGTAATGTTAATAATCTTAGTTGCCTCTGCTGCAATTTTTCGAGCAATAACGTCGGGTGTATCCCCTTTAGAAATATGTGTATGGAAAGTTTCCGCTGGAAGACTTAGTGTATCTCCAAATGTGATTTTCAAAGTTTGATCAACATTGGACTGTCCAATTACTTTCAAGGTATTTACTTGTTTTTTTCCAATTGAACTATAGTGGGCATCTGAGATATCGGCAAAGTAACTATCGTATGGAACAGGGCTCCAGTTCATGGCCTTAGATATCATGACTGTATAATCATAGCGATTGATTGGACTGGCAAGATTATCACGAAGGAGACCATTACTACCTGTAGCTTCAACTATTCCCTTATAGGCTAAACTCATAAGAGCAGGTGCTGCCCAATTTTCAAGATCACGGTACGTTTTGAAGCTATATATAACAGCATAAGTCCCAAAACTAGGTATGGTGGCACTGACGGTGGATTTTTTAGAATCTACATACCCACCGATAGGGTACCACTGTCCATTTTCTGTTAGGCGTGCAATGGAGATATTGTACATTGCAACATCTTTAGCTATTCCACTACCTGCAAAAGATAACGTGATTTTACCGGGTTTTGAGAAATTATTGTCATTATCATTAGTTCCATCAGAGATGAAGTAACTAGGACTTCGAAAACTGTATCCATCGCTAGGAGTCACTCCGCTGTTTAAACGTTCCATAGAATTCTCAACCTTAAAGTGCAAGGTTTGTTCTGGTGCAATGGTTTGAGTATCGTAGGAATTTGTAATAAAGCTACCTACAGGAAATTCCAGTAATACATTCCCGTTAAATGCGGTTACTTTCTTTCCTGTTTGAAAAGGGGTAGTAAACTCTGCTCCGGCAGACTCCATGTTATAATAGTTCAGGGTAATCGTGATACTATCATCTAGAGGTTCAAAATCGTCTCCTTCATCATCTTCTTGGACAAGTCTTTCAACTTCAATTTCAATTTCTGTTTCCCCAGGCTTTGTAAGTGTAAAGTCCTCAATTAAGAAGGAACCTCCATAGTTACCAACAATCCGTCCCTCTTTACTAGTAACGGTATAAAGGCCTTCTTCCACATCATCATAGGTAATGGGTTCACCACTATAGGATAATTCAAATTCAATGTCTAGCTTGTTTGTAACGATATTCTTACTTTCTGGACTAATTAGCGTGAGAACTAATTTTTCGTTGTCCTCCCCAACAAACTCTTGATCGGCAGCTAGTACATTATTTGCACTGACTGGAGACATCAATAAGGCCAGTGTACAGACCAGTGCACAGAATCTTTTTCGCATTTTACCCCTCTCCTCCAAGTAATCTATTAAAAATTAATTTTACACATTAGTAATTATCGGCAATATTATTTAAATTGTTAATACTTTTTATCTAATCTTGTAGTTTTTTGTAGTAAAAAAGTAACAGATGGGTACGGATTCTAATAATTGACAACTCCCTCCCAACCGTGCTATATTTTATCTAATGGATTACAATCAAATTGGACATACTACATAAGGGACAGTTTGAATTGCCCATTAAGTTTACCTTTGAAAGGAAGTAAAGAGCATGCAAGGAAAAGTTAAATGGTTTAACGCAGAAAAAGGTTTTGGTTTCATCGAGAGAGACGGTGGAGATGACGTATTCGTACATTTCTCCGCAATCACTGGAGACGGCTTCAAGACTCTTGAAGAAGGCCAATCCGTTGAGTTTGACATCGTTGATGGGGCTCGTGGACCACAAGCTGCTAACGTTGTAAAACTATAACGCAAACAATAAAGACCCTGGATCGTCAGATCCAGGGTCTTTCTTATTTTTCGTGTTCACTCATACATAAAATCCATGGCATTGAGTTCACAAATATTTCATCAAAGTTGATTATTTTGGGTCGTAATGTGGAAGGATTTTGATGTAAGATGGAGAAGTTAGTAAGTACATGAAAGGAGGAGTTGCATAATGAGATACAACATCCGTGGAGAAAATATTGAAGTAACACCAGCCTTAAGAGAGTATGTAGAGAAAAAGGTAGGTCGCTTGGAGAAGTATTTTGATGATATTTCCCCATCCACTGAGGCTCATGTAACTCTAAGGGTTTTACGAGACGAACACACCATTGAGGTTACGATTCCAATGCCAGGAGTCATCCTTCGCGCAGAGGACACACATACAGACATGTATGCTGCTACTGACTTAGTTGTAGAAAAGTTAGAAAGACAAATTCGCAAGCATAAGACCAAGGTGAACCGCAAGTTCCGCCAAGAAGGCAGCTTGAAGACTTTGTTCGCAGAACCGGTTAACGGTGCTGCTGTAGAGGAAGAAGAAGAAGGCAAGATCGAGATCGTCCGTAATAAGCGCTTCGCGATGAAGCCAATGGACGCAGAAGAGGCTGTTCTTCAAATGGACATGTTAGGCCATAACTTCTTCGTTTTCGCGAATGTGGATAATGATGGAGTAAGCGTGGTTTACAAGCGTAAAGATGGACGTTACGGTTTGATTGAGCCGGAATTAGAATAAATGTAGTAAAAAGAGATCTCCTTCATTAGAAGGAGGTCTTTTTGCACGTTTGGTAAACTTTCCCGCAACTTCTTAACTCCTCACCTCGTATATAGTGAATAATACCATGGAACATTTCTTGTCTTGTCCACGTATTTACAGTACAATTAATTGTTAGGAAAAGTTTTTTAATTTGGAAGGAGATATCTCCCTATGCTAGGTATTATGAAGAAGCTTTTTGGCTCTTCGGATGAGCGTGAAATAAAGAAGCTTTTTAAGCGCGTAGAAGTAATTAATGGCTTAGAGCCTCAAATACAGCAACTTACAGATGATCAACTCAAAGCGAAAACGGAAGAATTCAAAGGACGTCTACAGAACGGTCAATCTCTTGACGATATCCTGCCTGAAGCGTTTGCCGTGGTTCGTGAAGCTTCCAAGCGTGTTCTTGGAATGCGCCACTATGACGTACAGTTGATCGGTGGCATGGTGCTTCACGATGGACGTATTGCCGAGATGAAGACGGGGGAAGGGAAAACCCTTGTATCCACTCTTCCAACCTACCTTAATGCGTTGACAGGCCGTGGAGTTCACGTTGTTACGGTAAATGAATACTTAGCGGCTCGTGACGCGGCAGAGATGGGTCAGTTGCATAACTTCCTAGGTTTGTCTGTTGGTTTGAACCGTTCTGGATTAAGTCCGGAAGAGAAGAGAGCGGCGTATAACTGTGATATTACGTACGGGACGAACAATGAGTTTGGGTTCGATTACTTGCGTGACAACATGGTCCTTTATAAAGAGCATATGGTGCAGCGTGATTTGTACCATGCCATCGTGGATGAGGTGGACTCCAACCTGATTGACGAGGCAAGAACACCGTTGATCATCTCGGGACAAGCACAGAAGTCTACGGATCTTTATTATGTGGCTGCTCGTTTCGTGAAGATGTTAAAGGAAGAAGAGCATTTTGCGATTGACGAAAAGACTCGCGGGATCACTCTGACAGATGATGGGGTAGCTCGCATTGAAAAAGCCTTTAACATTGATAACCTTTATGATGCTAACCATATGTTGCTGAATCACCATATTCAAAATGGCCTCCGTGCAGAATATATTATGAGAAAAGATGCGGATTACGTGGTTCAAGATGGTGAAATTATCATTGTCGATGAATTTACTGGACGTATGATGCAGGGGCGCCGATACAGTGATGGTTTGCACCAGGCGATCGAAGCGAAGGAAGGCTTGAAGGTTCAAAATGAGAGTATGACGCTTGCGACGATCACCCTTCAAAACTATTTCCGGATGTACGAGAAGCTTTCCGGGATGACAGGAACGGCGAAGACAGAGGAAGAAGAGTTTAAGAAGATCTACGGCATGGATGTGGTCATTATTCCTACGAATCGTCCTGTTTTGCGGGAAGATCTGCCGGATATGATTTATAAGAGTGAAGCGGCTAAGTATCGCAATGCTGTTGAGGAAATTGTGAAGCGTCATAAGACAGGGCAACCGATTCTTGTCGGGACAACAACGATTGATAAGTCGGAGTTGCTTTCTGCCATGTTGAAGAAAAAGGGAGTGCCTCATACCGTCTTGAATGCAAAGCACCATGCGAAGGAAGCGGACATTGTCGCACTTGCCGGGCAAAAAGGAGCTGTGACCATCGCTACGAACATGGCGGGTCGTGGTACGGATATCAAGTTAGGAGCTGGCGTACACGAGCTAGGTGGACTTCATATCCTCGGTACAGAGCGTCATGAGAGCCGTCGTATTGATAACCAGCTTCGTGGCCGTGCGGGCCGTCAAGGGGACCCAGGTTCGTCTCAGTTCTATCTTTCTTTGGAAGATGAATTGATGCGTCGATTCGGTTCTGAGAATATCATGAATATGATGGATCGCTTAGGGATGGAAGAGGATGTTCCTATTGAGAGCCGTATGGTTTCTCGTGCGATTGAATCCGCTCAGAAGCGTGTAGAAGGAAATAACTTTGACGTACGTCGTGTCGTTCTCCAGTATGACGACGTGATGAACCAACAGCGTTCCGTTATCTACAAGCAGCGTCGTGAAGTTCTAGAGAGTTCGGATCTTCGTGAGATTGTCCTGAAGATGATCTATTCTCATATGAACCGCTTAGTTGAGATGTTCTGCCCAGCTAGCGAAGTTCCTGAAGAATGGAACCTAGATGGTCTAGTTGAGCAAGCGGAGGCTACCTTCTTGACTGAGGGTGCTTTAACGGTTAAGGATATTAAAGGCATGGAAGCGGAAGAAATCGTAGAGAAGTTCAAGCAAGTGATTGATCGTCTCTATGAAGAGCGCGAAGCTTATATGGGGCCTGAACACATGCGCGAATTTGAGAAGGTTGTTCTTCTTCGTTCGGTTGACAGCAAGTGGTTGGATCATATTGATGCGATGGATCATCTGCGTCAAGGGATTCATTTGCGAGCTTATGCCCAAAATGACCCTCTTCGCGAGTACCAATTTGAAGGCTTTGAGATGTTTAACGAGATGATTGCTCGCATTGAAGAGGAAGTGTCGACGTATATCATCAAGGCCCAGGTATCCGTGGGTGGCTTAGAGCGTCAAGAAGTCGCTAGAGGAGTGGCTGTCAATCCGAAGGATGAGACACCGAAGACTGTCGTACGCAGTGAGGAAGAGAGGATCGGTCGCAACGATCCTTGCCCTTGCGGAAGTGGGAAGAAATATAAGAACTGCCATGGGGAGTGATGGAAGTGGAAGTATCTGAATTACGAAACGAGCTATCCATCATAGCTAAAAAATTGAGTGATATTAGGGGGTCTCTTTGACCTCGATTATAAAACCGAGCGGATCGCCGAGATGGAAGAGAAGATGGCGAATCCGACCTTCTGGGATGACAATGAAGCAGCACAGAAAGTGATCAGTGAAGTCAATGCCTTGAAGGAATCCGTTACGAAGGTTCAAGAGTTGGATACGAGCTACGAGGACCTACAGTTGATGCTGGAGCTCATGGTGGAGGAGAAGGATGAGTCCCTCCTGCCGGATTTGGTTGAAGGAGTAAAGTCCTTGATTAAAGATGTTAATGACTTTGAGCTTCAACTTCTGCTAAGTGGTCCTCATGATAAAAACAACGCTATTCTGGAGCTTCATCCGGGAGCGGGTGGAACAGAGTCTCAAGACTGGGCGGAGATGCTCCTTCGTATGTATACTCGCTGGTCAGAGCGCCAGGGATACAAGGTAGAGACCATGGATTACCTACCCGGAGATGAAGCGGGAGTCAAGAGCGTAACCTTGTTGATCAAAGGATATAATGCGTACGGTTATCTCAAATCGGAGAAGGGAGTGCACCGCTTGGTGCGTATCTCTCCGTTTGACTCGTCCGGGCGTCGACACACTTCTTTTGTTTCTTGTTCGGTTGTACCTGAGATTGAGGACGATGTCGATGTGGATATTCGCACGGAAGACTTGAAGATCGATACGTATCGATCGAGCGGAGCTGGGGGGCAGCATATCAATACGACCGACTCTGCGGTGCGTATTACCCACATTCCGACTGGGGTTGTCGTGACCTGCCAGTCCGAACGATCTCAGATCAAGAACCGAGAGAAGGCCATGAAGATCTTGAAGGGTCGACTTTTTGAGAAGAAGATCGAAGAGCAAGAAGCGGAGCTCGCCAAGATCCGTGGAGAGCAAAAGGAAATCGGCTGGGGAAGCCAGATTCGTTCCTACGTCTTCCATCCTTATAGTATGGTGAAGGATCACCGTACAGGAGAGGAAACTGGGAACACGCAGGCTGTAATGGACGGGGAAATTAGTCCATTTATTAATGCGTATTTGCGCTGGCAGATGAATTAAATGAAAGAGAGGTCAGGCTCCCACATGGAGTCTGACCTCTTTGATTTGTTACTAGGACTGCTTCGTGAGATTGTAACTATTGTTTGGGACAAAGGGGTGATTTTCGTGACATTGCTAGCAAATAGAGGTAGATGGAGGGGGATTGGTCCCTTTTTATTTGTAATTATAATAGCGACGTGAGTTTGATTAGCTTTTTCGGGAGAAAACTTGGTGTTTATTTGAAATGATTCCTTGCAACGTGAGATTGAAGACTGAGTTCGTGACAAAAACGGCCAAATTCGTGAGATTACTGAAAAAATCGTGAGTTTCGTCCCAGTTCCGGAGCTGCTAAGGCTTATTCTACAACTCTTTCAACACATGAACTGATTAAACAAGAAAAAACTGTCCATCACTACTCAATGATAGCCTTAGATGTTAGTCCACTGGGCTGTTTTTTAAATTAAAAACCTAAAAACTAGACCCAAAATCATTGATTTTAAAAAATAATAGGGCACCCCATAGGGGCACCCTTCTCCTCTTACTTTGTCTCAGTAGCAGTTTCGTCTTGAGTCTGTTCTTCAGTCGCTTCTGCATTAACCGTTGTTTCCTCTGTATCTGCTACTTCTTCTTTCGCTGTATCCCCAATCACCACGACGGTCTGGGTTTCTTGCTCCCATAACACCTTAGCCTTTAAGCTTTCGCTCAAAAAGCGAAGAGGAATCACGGTTCGGCCCTTGTTGATCTTAGCTGGAACATCAAGTGTGTATTCTTGTCCATCAACTGTTGCTTCCATGCTATCGATGGTAATGACAACACTTACCCCATCCTTCGTTACCGTTACGGTGCGTGTTTCCGCATTCCATACGACTTCTGCTCCTAAAGCTTCAGCGAGGGCACGGAAAGGAACAAGGGTGCGTCCGTTTTCGATGGTTGGCATGACGTCCATTTCTGGTTCCACACCGTTAACCAAAGCTTTCACGCCGACTTTCCCCATTTGCTTCATGAGCTTGCCCACTTCTTTATATTGCTTAAGAATTTCTTCGTCAGTTCCAGTATGTAACTTTTTAGCATAGTCTTGTTGAACTTTAAGAGCCTCTTCTAGCTTCCCTAATTCTACATAAACAGCAGCTAAGGAACCAACAGCAACTTCAGCTTCTTCTCCTTCTAAGGTATCTAGTTCCTCTTGAAGCTTAGCCAGCTCGTCGAGTTGCCCCTTCAGTGCATCCACTCGGTTTTGAATAGATCCAAGCTTGCCCTCTAAGGCTTGTCCCGGAACTTCTTGTTGAGAGAATTGATCAAGCTTCTCTTTGATGCGATCTATTTTCTGGATAAACTTTTCGTTGGTTGCTTCTTCTTTTTCCGTATATACATCTGTTGTTACAGAAGCATTCACCGTTGTCGTAACTTCTACGCTCTTGCCATTGTTGGCTTTTCCTTTATCCTGATTCCCCTGAGCGAAGGCTCCTTGAGAGAAGATAAGACTAGCGGCAAGAATTCCCATAGTGGCAGGTTTCCAATGTTTTTTCATGGTGAAATGTTTCCCCTTTCTGTTTTGAAAAACTTTTGTTACTTACTATTACGAGGGGATGAATTGTTTTATGGGGGGGGGGAGGCGATCAAGTTTGGGTTTTCCTTGCCATTAACGGATAAAATATGATCAACAAATTAATTTTTAGATAGGATTGTCTGGCTTATGGAACAGGCTGTAAACAATAGAAGACGAGAAAAAGGAAATTCTCCTTGGTTAACGGTTGTAAGAGAATATGTTTTTTTGATTGCGGGTTCTCTTACGGTTGCGATTGCGTTTAACTTATTCCTCAATGCGTTTAATATTGCGTCAGGGGGAGTCAGTGGGATCAGTATTATTACAAAGGACCTTTTTGGCTGGAAACCGGCTTTTACCCAGTGGGGGTTGAATGCTTTACTTATTTCTCTGGGGTTTGTTTTGCTTGGAAGGCAATTTGGTCTAAAGACCATCACGGGGACCATTATTCTACCTTTATTCGTGTTTCTTACCGAAGGCTGGCCGACGATCACAGATGAACCCTTGTTAGCTGCTCTGTACGGCGGGGTAGGAGTAGGGTTAGGATTAGGGTTGGTGTTTCGTGGGAATGCTTCGACGGGAGGAACGGATCTCGTGGCTCAGATTATCCACAAATATACGGGATTGTCTCTTGGAATTGCGATCCTACTCGTAGATGGACTTGTGGTTGTCACAGCTGCGCTTGTGTATGGACCTGAGCTTGCTCTCTACGCTCTCATTTCACTATACATTACGGGGAAAACCATTGACGTCATCCAGGTTGGATTGGGTGTATCTAAGATGGCTTTTATTATTTCGGAGAACTTGGAGCCGATTCAGGAGGCCATTCTTTATGACTTGGATCGAGGCGTGACGAGGATACCGGGCCAAGGGGGATTTACGGATAAAGAAAGACCGGTGTTGCTTTGTGTGGTTTCTCAAAATGAAATTAACGGATTAAAGAAGCTTGTTCAAGAAACTGATCCGGATGCCTTTATTATTGTAACGGATGCCAATGAAGTGTTGGGGGAGGGGTTTAAAAGGTAGAAGGTTGGTCTCAAAGCTCGTATGGACCCATAGTGGGAGCTTAATTTAATAAAATGAAATAAACTCCCACTTATTGTTCGATAGAGCCCTTAGAGATCCTTTTTTCCGTCTTACGGTTTAATATCTTTAGTCTTCTTCTCTACCTACTCATCATAACGGCAGACAAACGTTCGATCGCTTTCTTCGTCGTACGATAATAAGTGCTTAAGGAAATATTCAGCTCCTCGGCAATTCCTTCATGGGAATCATTCTTTTGTAGATAGGTTTTGGTTAATAGGTCAGAATAGAGCCGATCTTCTTTGTGGCTGGAGGCCATGGACTGCAATGCTTGGTCTATTTTCTGACGCAAGAATAAGGGGAGCTCTGTCACTTCATGAGATTGTTTCGTGCTATCTTTAAAGGACTGAAGAAGCTTAAGCTCGTGCTCTAAGAAGTGATATTTGGTAAGAAGTTTCTTTATTAGGATTGTAAATGATTGACCGTCAATTGGCCTTGGTGAGCGCATATGATTTCTCTCCATGAAAACCTCGAACCAATCCCGTTCTCGCAAGTCGATTTGAAAGATATGTTGATAGGCGATGAGATCTTGAAAACCTAAGGAGCGAAAAATGGGAGCAAGAGATGGGACAGATGTAACAACAGTAATGATCTTCCTTCGAACCATCTGTCGAAATACATAGCGTAGAATGGACCCGGCCGTTTGTGGCTCATGCGGTTCTGAAATATAAACAAGGTACTCCTCTTCTCTAAGGGGAGCAGTCTTAATATAGTCCGTTAGGAGTGGATCACCAACCAAAGTCCGTCTAATCTTTTCATTGAACTCAACGAAAACGACATAGGCCATCATTTGGCTCTGTGCCCAAAAAACTTTGACAGTTGCTGGTTCAACCTCCCATAAAGTCGCGATAATTGGATCGGACTTGAATAAGTGAAGATCGGTTTCCTTCACTTGTCGTTCTTCTAGATCTAAGTAACGGTCAATAAAGCAC
It includes:
- a CDS encoding S-layer homology domain-containing protein, which produces NQAKLKDLQVKDRPLNETFASDRMTYTLHVVKGTASVDVTAVAEDPKAKVKIGGHDAQSGTSTRTVTLNTDGTPTPIEIGVTAEDGVTTETYTLMVSSRSSSNGGSXMVSSRSSSNGGSGEGSSGGGGSSVMGTSSSKPVLQFYFSIDGKSNTAATMIKKDNQLYLAPIEPKAIKYQYMVPFTTLKEIMDIEPNAVIVFDTQISSFRFSVAEIKKEMIGTIRPAGLEDANLILSIGYVDGESKREMDNKLELLGGVSLVTPIEYNIKLEKDGLEVTLEKFSTYIERGVRWNGLIQSDNIQTAGLYYEPITKSYYPVPMYIDDMGQEKDFVLKHQGNGAYIVIKNEETFKDITGHWAKQEIETMASKLIVKGRTEDQFSPQSTITRAEVTALLNKALSLLLERELYPNELKFIDVPSSAWYADSIRSSVRGDYIVGYENQTFRPNQDMTREELAVVLDNVIVKIQGMKEYKQMAEKVLANYEDNKYISWWAKNSVTRMIGKGILKGRSANKFSPKDKVTRAEATVMFLRVLQYLKFMN
- a CDS encoding S-layer homology domain-containing protein — protein: MRKRFCALVCTLALLMSPVSANNVLAADQEFVGEDNEKLVLTLISPESKNIVTNKLDIEFELSYSGEPITYDDVEEGLYTVTSKEGRIVGNYGGSFLIEDFTLTKPGETEIEIEVERLVQEDDEGDDFEPLDDSITITLNYYNMESAGAEFTTPFQTGKKVTAFNGNVLLEFPVGSFITNSYDTQTIAPEQTLHFKVENSMERLNSGVTPSDGYSFRSPSYFISDGTNDNDNNFSKPGKITLSFAGSGIAKDVAMYNISIARLTENGQWYPIGGYVDSKKSTVSATIPSFGTYAVIYSFKTYRDLENWAAPALMSLAYKGIVEATGSNGLLRDNLASPINRYDYTVMISKAMNWSPVPYDSYFADISDAHYSSIGKKQVNTLKVIGQSNVDQTLKITFGDTLSLPAETFHTHISKGDTPDVIARKIAAEATKIINITREYNITSTGNEVIFTSIDKENKGQITLTMEKVTNTPIAMHNLTAGNGNTPGTAFYSVTNNVYASSTLITITDNDIEEDEAGNNANKDVVEFTVQTDSHDTAASVLQKIKEKAQLAGLDDYYNISISGNQISFISKNPANVNIRANARSNTDNSVRDNTTISYGEPPNSIGSNRNSNNYIMAALVNGLIQGKRTDSSGRNYFDPDGHLSREEAAVIVARALQLKVSSYTEKDLESLNSQLNKTYTDYVQISNWAKPFVVAVTKAGIMKGESNMFKPQNRLEYQEAATLVYRIMLEKDLFGK
- a CDS encoding cold shock domain-containing protein, producing the protein MQGKVKWFNAEKGFGFIERDGGDDVFVHFSAITGDGFKTLEEGQSVEFDIVDGARGPQAANVVKL
- the raiA gene encoding ribosome-associated translation inhibitor RaiA, with the translated sequence MRYNIRGENIEVTPALREYVEKKVGRLEKYFDDISPSTEAHVTLRVLRDEHTIEVTIPMPGVILRAEDTHTDMYAATDLVVEKLERQIRKHKTKVNRKFRQEGSLKTLFAEPVNGAAVEEEEEGKIEIVRNKRFAMKPMDAEEAVLQMDMLGHNFFVFANVDNDGVSVVYKRKDGRYGLIEPELE
- the secA gene encoding preprotein translocase subunit SecA, which encodes MLGIMKKLFGSSDEREIKKLFKRVEVINGLEPQIQQLTDDQLKAKTEEFKGRLQNGQSLDDILPEAFAVVREASKRVLGMRHYDVQLIGGMVLHDGRIAEMKTGEGKTLVSTLPTYLNALTGRGVHVVTVNEYLAARDAAEMGQLHNFLGLSVGLNRSGLSPEEKRAAYNCDITYGTNNEFGFDYLRDNMVLYKEHMVQRDLYHAIVDEVDSNLIDEARTPLIISGQAQKSTDLYYVAARFVKMLKEEEHFAIDEKTRGITLTDDGVARIEKAFNIDNLYDANHMLLNHHIQNGLRAEYIMRKDADYVVQDGEIIIVDEFTGRMMQGRRYSDGLHQAIEAKEGLKVQNESMTLATITLQNYFRMYEKLSGMTGTAKTEEEEFKKIYGMDVVIIPTNRPVLREDLPDMIYKSEAAKYRNAVEEIVKRHKTGQPILVGTTTIDKSELLSAMLKKKGVPHTVLNAKHHAKEADIVALAGQKGAVTIATNMAGRGTDIKLGAGVHELGGLHILGTERHESRRIDNQLRGRAGRQGDPGSSQFYLSLEDELMRRFGSENIMNMMDRLGMEEDVPIESRMVSRAIESAQKRVEGNNFDVRRVVLQYDDVMNQQRSVIYKQRREVLESSDLREIVLKMIYSHMNRLVEMFCPASEVPEEWNLDGLVEQAEATFLTEGALTVKDIKGMEAEEIVEKFKQVIDRLYEEREAYMGPEHMREFEKVVLLRSVDSKWLDHIDAMDHLRQGIHLRAYAQNDPLREYQFEGFEMFNEMIARIEEEVSTYIIKAQVSVGGLERQEVARGVAVNPKDETPKTVVRSEEERIGRNDPCPCGSGKKYKNCHGE
- the prfB gene encoding peptide chain release factor 2 (programmed frameshift) — encoded protein: MEVSELRNELSIIAKKLSDIRGSLDLDYKTERIAEMEEKMANPTFWDDNEAAQKVISEVNALKESVTKVQELDTSYEDLQLMLELMVEEKDESLLPDLVEGVKSLIKDVNDFELQLLLSGPHDKNNAILELHPGAGGTESQDWAEMLLRMYTRWSERQGYKVETMDYLPGDEAGVKSVTLLIKGYNAYGYLKSEKGVHRLVRISPFDSSGRRHTSFVSCSVVPEIEDDVDVDIRTEDLKIDTYRSSGAGGQHINTTDSAVRITHIPTGVVVTCQSERSQIKNREKAMKILKGRLFEKKIEEQEAELAKIRGEQKEIGWGSQIRSYVFHPYSMVKDHRTGEETGNTQAVMDGEISPFINAYLRWQMN